The DNA window GGAAGAAAAGGATTTGAAGGTCCAGTTTACTGGTAATCACCAGGCTTCCATCAAAGCACTTGAGTCCAATGAGGTCGACGCGGCGGCAGTGTTCAGCGACGACGAGCAGGGGAAGCAAGGGGCCTGGATTAAATTTGCTGACACCAAGAATAAGTTCAGAGTCATTTGGATGAGTCAGCCTATTCCCAATGATCCTTTCTGCGTACGGCAGGATTTTTATGACGAATATCCCAAGGTCACCCATGATATGATGTTTGCCTTGATTGAAATCCTGGAACAAACAGCGGATAAAAACACTTATTCTGAAATTTTGGGTTCTCGTGACTTGATGCCAGCCACCTCTAAACAGTATGATCCTGTGAGGGAGATGGTGAAAGCTTTGAATATTGAGCTGAAACCTTAATGCATCAATGTCAGTACTTCTTGTTGAAAATTTAAATAAGACTTTCAAGGGCGGGCTTTTCGAAAAAGATCGCCACGTATTGCAAAATGTTTCCTTTCAACTTCCAGAAGGTCAGACGACCGGTTTCGTCGGAAGTAACGGAGCAGGAAAAACCACCACCATTAAATGCATCTTCGACTTTATTCGTCCCGACAGCGGACGAATCGATTTCTTTGGTGCCCCTTTAAGCAGTGAATCCAAAACTCGTATCGGGTATTTGCCCGAGCGCCCTTATTTGTATGAGTTTTTGACGGGGATGGAATTTTTGCGACTTCATTGGAATCTTTGTTATGGTCTGACTCAGAAAGACTTTATCGAAAGAGCCCACGAAGCCCTAAAAAAAGTGGACTTGTTTGATGCCCGTGACCGCAGATTGCGTACCTACTCCAAAGGGATGCTGCAAAGAGCGGGGATCGCACAGGCTATTCTGACCCGTCCGGATCTTTTGATTTTGGATGAGCCCATGTCGGGATTGGATCCCGATGGCCGTGCATTGGTGAAGGATATTCTGCGCGAAGAGCAAAAGCGTGGGGTCACCCTTTTCTTCAGCAGCCATTTACTTCAGGACATGGAGGAATTGTGTTCCCGTCTAGTGGTGGTGAATAAAGGCAAAATTATCTATGAAGGGGCTCTTCCTCAGTTTATGGCGGAGTTTCAAAGCTTGGAAAAAGCCTTCCAGGTGCTTAAGAATCGTGAGGCTGGCAATGTCTAAGGTATGGACTCTGGCAAAGACGACTTTGCGTGAAATGTTGCGTGAAAAGATCTTCTTCGTGGTTATTGTCATTGCTGTTTTGATGATTGCGCTTAGCTTCCTGTTGGGCGCGCTTTCATTTGCCGAACAAATTAAAATCATGGCGGATTTTGGTTTCCTGGGTGTGCAGTTGGCCCTTCTGGGGATAGCCCTTTTTTCGGGCTCGTACATCATCGCCAAAGAGGTTGAAAAGCAAACTTGCCTGCTGATTTTGTCCCGTCCAGTGACTCGCAATCAGTTTATTCTGGGCAAATTGTTCGGGGTTTTGGCACTGAATACGATTCTACTGGGGATCCTGGCTCTTATTTTGTCGGTGTTGCTGGGGATTTGGAAAACGCCGGAGCAATTCATAGGTTTTGCTGAAATCTGTTTAAGCTTATGGTTTGAAAGCTCGGTGATTTTGGCTTTTGTGATGTGGTTCAGCCTTGTCGTGCGTCCTGTATTGGCATTGTGTGCGGGGATTGTTCTGTTCTTATTGGGACATTGGTTGGGAGATCTGGCTTTCTTTGCTGCAAAAAGCAAGGAACCCATGTTCACTCAGATAGTTGAAGGACTTCACTGGATTGTACCTAATCTTTACCG is part of the Bdellovibrio sp. GT3 genome and encodes:
- a CDS encoding ABC transporter ATP-binding protein — translated: MSVLLVENLNKTFKGGLFEKDRHVLQNVSFQLPEGQTTGFVGSNGAGKTTTIKCIFDFIRPDSGRIDFFGAPLSSESKTRIGYLPERPYLYEFLTGMEFLRLHWNLCYGLTQKDFIERAHEALKKVDLFDARDRRLRTYSKGMLQRAGIAQAILTRPDLLILDEPMSGLDPDGRALVKDILREEQKRGVTLFFSSHLLQDMEELCSRLVVVNKGKIIYEGALPQFMAEFQSLEKAFQVLKNREAGNV
- a CDS encoding ABC transporter permease, with the translated sequence MSKVWTLAKTTLREMLREKIFFVVIVIAVLMIALSFLLGALSFAEQIKIMADFGFLGVQLALLGIALFSGSYIIAKEVEKQTCLLILSRPVTRNQFILGKLFGVLALNTILLGILALILSVLLGIWKTPEQFIGFAEICLSLWFESSVILAFVMWFSLVVRPVLALCAGIVLFLLGHWLGDLAFFAAKSKEPMFTQIVEGLHWIVPNLYRMNWKSAYYLQSGLPAKDVMWMVAHMTGWFVIYVLLTNFCFRRKDIV